One Candidatus Woesearchaeota archaeon genomic window, TCAAAAATTGTATAATTTGAAAGGTGAAAATACTTTAGAAAAATTAAATAATTTGATTTTGTTGAGAGATAAATCTGGATATTTTATTGGTGCAAGAATGGGAAGACCAGAGAAAGCAAAAATGAGACAATTAACTGGAAGTCCTCATGGTTTGTTTCCTGTAGGGAATGAGGGTGGAAGGATGAGGTCTATACAGGGTGCGCTTGAAAAAGGATTTATTACTGCAGAAGTTCCAATTTACAAATGTAAACGTTGTGGAGGAACAATTTATCCTTTATGTCCTTCTTGTGGTGAGAAAACTGAGAAAATTTATTTCTGTAAGCAGTGTGGCGTTAATATAGAAACTGAAAATTGTGAGAAGCACGGAAAAGCAATGAGTTACAAAGAAATGAAAATTGATATAAAAGAATTAATGACTCACCATCTTAAAAATTTAAAATTGAGTGGTTATCCTGATTTGATTAAAGGTGTAAGGGGTGTAAGTAATGAAGCACACATACCTGAGAATTTGGCTAAAGGTATTCTTAGAGCAGCAAATGAGATTTATGTAAATAAAGATGGAACTACAAGATATGATATGACTGAGATGATGGTCACGCATTTTAAACCAAAAGAAATTGGGACTTCGATTGAAAGGCTGAAAAAGTTAGGTTATGAATTCGATGTTTATGGAAAACCCTTGGAAGATGAAAGTCAGATATTAGAAATGAAAGCGCAAGATATTATTTTGCCTGCGTGTGAAGAATCTCCTGATGAGGGTGCTGATAAAGTTTTAGTGAGAGTTTCTAATTTTGTTGATGATATGCTTGAGAAGATATATGGTTTGGAAAGATATTATAATGCTTCTAAATCTGAGGATTTGGTTGGACATTTGGTTATTGGTTTAAGTCCACATACAACTGCAGGAATAGCGGGAAGGATAATCGGTTTTTCTGGGACTCAAGGATTTTTAACACATCCATTTTATCACAGTTTTATGCGTCGTGATTGTGATGGAGACGAAGCAGGAATAATGTTAATGATGGATGCTTTGTTAAATTTCTCGAGAAAATTTTTACCTGCACATAGAGGGGCAACACAAGATGAACCTATTGTATTGACTTCTACTTTAATTCCTGTTGAAGTTGATGACATGTGTTTTGATATTGATGTTGTTGATAAATATCCTTTAGAATTTTATCAGGCAGCAATGGAATATAAAATGCCTTGGGATGTAAAAATTACTAAATATTCTGATTGGTTAAATACTGAAAAACAATTTGAAGGTGCAATGTTTACACATGATACTGAAAATTTTAATAATGGAGTGAGGTGTAGTGCTTATAAATCAATTCCTTCTATGCAAGATAAAGTTCTTGGACAAATGAAAATGGCTGAGAAGATAAGAGCAGTAGATGAAAATGATGTTGCAAGATTGATAATTGAAAGACATTTTATTAGAGATATAAAAGGTAATTTAAGGAAATTCTCTATGCAACAATTTAGATGTGTTGCTTGTAATGACAAATATAGAAGACCCCCATTAGCAGGAAAGTGTAAGTGTGGTGGAAAGATAATATTTACAATTGCTGAAGGAAGTATAGTTAAATATTTAGAACCTGCTTTGAGCTTAGCCAAGAGGTATAATTTGCCCCCTTATTTAAAACAAAGTTTAGATCTTGTTAAAAGAAGAATTGAAAGTGTATTTAGTAAGGATTCAGATAAACAAGAAGGTTTAGGTAAGTGGTTCGGATAATAACATTATGGCTTATCAACCCCAACCACCGTTGGTAGGCTATAATATATTTTTTTCGAGAGGCTGAAAACAGTTTAATTAAATAGATTATTAATATCTTGCATTAATCCATCTTTTTTATTTTCATTCTTCGAATTATTTGCTATATTTATAAGGAACTTTTTAATGAATAGTAATTCTTTTGAATCAACAGATGATTTTATTAGATTAATTATATTTGTTAATTCTTCATAGTTTTTACAGGTTACAAAAAAGACTGCAAGATCTCTATCAAATCTAGCTTTATGATTCTTATAAATATAACTCCAAGTTTCTTTTAAGATTTGGGTTTCTTTAAAAGTATCATAAAATTTGTATAAAATATTTCTTTGTTTAAACTGAATACAATAATAATTAACAAATTTAAGTCTTTCATTACTAGATTTCATTCTAATTGCTCTTAATATTGTATTTTCTTTCACAGTTTGGTGTTTATTATTTAGATTTTTAGATTTTTCAGTCACATCAATTACTTTATCTTTTTTATCTAGTTTTTCAAGTACTTCACGAACTTTTTTAGTCGCTTCATCAGCTATTTTTCTTAAATCTTCAGGAGTTCGAGGTTCTTCTGTTTGATTAGGTTGGTGTATAGATTTTTGTTTCGGAGGATTATTTTCTCTAGGTCTAGAATTATTTTGAGGTTGTTCTGGTTCTTCTTGAAGCTTCGGATTTTTTTGATGGTTGGAGTTTGTATGATTTAGAGTTTTTGGTCCAGAAGTAAATAATTTTATTATAAAATAGATAATGCTAATCAAGAGATAAATTACAAAATAAGCAAGAACTCCTTTGATCCATAGTGAAATATTTGTTTTTTCCATGGTTATTGAGATTATTACTAAAAGTAATGAAGCAAAAAGTAATTTAACAAAATAATCAAAACTAGTTGGTGGAATTATTACTCCATTTTCCTTTTTTTCTTTAAAAACTACAAAACCATATAATGCCATTAACAATAAAACTGTAATTATACTAAATAGGTCAATGTATAATTGCATTATGTTTAATGGAATAAAAACTACACTCAAGATTGAAAGTATTAGTGCAATAATAGTAGAAGTTTTTTTATCATTTTTTTTTGAGTAGAATTTTTCTTTATCTTTTAATAAATCTTTGAGATAATTCCCTAAGATTAATTGATAAATTGTAAACAAAATTACTGCGAGGCCAATTTTTAACATAACTACTTGTGAGTTTCCTAAAACATCAAAAAATGAAGCGAAAATTGAAATTATTTCTTGAATTCCTAGAGGAATGGAGTCTAAAACATAAGATTGGGCTTTTACTGTTAGAGTACAAAGAATAATACTAAAATTAATTAGAAGACTATATTTTAAGCTCTTTTTTAACATAAATAGACTTAAAATTGACTTTTATATAAATTTTATGCAACAATATGTTTATATATTTCTGGATTTTTAGGTTGAATATGGATATTAATCAAAAAATTGAGTTAATAAAACGAAATACTCAAGAAATTGTGGGGGAGGATGAGTTAAGACAGATTTTAAAGAAGAGGGATTTAGTTGTATATTTAGGAACTTCTATTACGGGGAGGCCACACGTTGGTTATTATTTTTGGGTGAGAAAGGTTGCTGATTTTCTTGAAGCAGGATGCAAGGTTAAGATTTTATTGGCAGATATTCATGGGATGCTGGATGATTTGAAAACACCTTATGACATGTTGAAGATAAGAACTGAGTATTATAAAGAATGTATTTCTGGAATGTTGGAATCTTTAAATGTAGATACTAAGAAATTGGAATTTGTTGTTGGCAGTGATTATCAATTAGATAAAAAATATATGCTGGATGTTTTGAAATTAGCTTCTTTAAGCACTTTTCATGATTGTAATAAAGCTGCATCAGAAGTTGTAAGATTTGGAGAGAGTCCTAAACTGGGGGGATATATTTATCCAATAATGCAGGCTTTGGATGAAGAATATTTGAAAGTTGATGCACAATTTGGTGGTGTTGATCAAAGAAAAATAATGATGTTTGCTAGGGAGAAGTTACCTTTACTTGGATATAAACCTAGAGCAGAAATAATGACTCCTATGTTGCCGAGTTTAGTTGGCGGTAAGATGAGTAGTTCTGAAGCTAAAGGCAAAATTGATTTATTGGATCATGAAAGAGAAGTTGAATTTAAAATAAATTCTGCTTATTGTGTTACTGGAGAGATTGAAGATAATGGTTTATTGATATTTTTGAAAAATGTAATTATGGTTGAAGATAAAAAGATAGATATACAAAGACCTGATAAATTTGGTGGTAATAAAACTTATAATAAATATTCTGAGATTGAAAAAGACTTTAAAGATGGTAAATTGCACCCTATGGACTTTAAAAAGCTTGTTGCTAATGAGATAAATGGTCTTTTGAGTATTGTTAGAAAGAGATTTAAAGGTAAAGAAAATTTAATAAAGCAGGCCTATCCTTAAGTGTATATGTTTGATAAACTGAATCATTTTTTTGGGAAGCAAGATAATAATCTTAGATATTGGGATTTTAATTCTGAAAGTTTAAATTCTGAAACTATGATTATAAATAATTTAAATATTAATCTTTTAAATAAAAGTTTTGTTAGTGGATTTTCAATAAGAGTGTTGTATAAAAATGCGTGGGGTTTTTCTTTTTCAAATAATTCTGATGATTTGCTTATTATTGCAAAAAAAGCTCTGGAAAATGCAAAGAGTACTTCTTTATATACTAAAAGGAAAGTTGAAATAAATTTTGATGAAGTTTGGAAAGATGATGCTGAATTTAAGATGAAAAAAAATCCTTTTGATATTAGTTTAGATGAAAAGAAGAAAGTTTTTCTTAATATAAATAGACAGACTTTAAATTTTAATAAAAAAATAAAAAGTTCTGAGATAGGATATAGATTCGTTTCTTCTGAAAAAGAGTATTGTAATTCTTTAGGTTCTGAAATAAAACAAAAAATTCCTGAAACTTATTTCGGGATTAGTTTGACTGCTAAAGATGGAGATAAAGTTCAAAGTTATCCGTTTAGAGTTGCTCTAACTAAAGGTTACGAAGTTTTAGATAATATTTATCCTAGAATTGATGAAGCCAAAAAACAAGTTATAAAGCTGCTAAATGCAGAAACTCCTAAAGGCGGAAAATATAATGTTGTTTGTGATGGTGGAATGACTGCAGTTTTTATTCATGAGGCTTTAGGACATGCTACTGAGGCTGACTCAGTTTTGCAAGGTGGAAGTTGTTTAAAAGGAAAGTTAGGGAAAAAAATTGCATCTGAATATGTAGAAGTTCATGATCAAGGAAATATAGATAATGATTATGGTGGCTATATTTATGATGATGAAGGTGTTAAGGCAAAAGATAATATCCTGATTAAGAAAGGAGTCTTGGTTAAGTATTTAACTTCAAGAGATACTTCAAAACAATTTAATTTACATTTGAGTGGAAATGCAAGAATAGATTTTCCGAGTTTTCATCCAATAGTAAGAATGAGTAATACTTACATAAAAGAGGGAGAGTATAAAGTTGACGAACTTCTTAAAGAAATGAAAGAAGGAATTTATTTGAAGGGAAGTTATGGTGGTGCAGTTGATACTTTGATGGGTAATTTTCAGTTTTCTGCTGTAGAAGGTTATAAAATTTCTAAGGGTGAAATAAAAGAACCTTTGAAAATGGTGACTTTGGGCGGAAAAGTATTGGAAACTTTACATAATATTCAAGGAATTTCCGATAAGCGTGATAAAGACTTTCCAGGGCATTGCGGGAAGCGTGGACAAAGTGTAAGAACTGGGGGGTATAATCCCCATATTTGGATAAAAAAAGCTTATGTTGGTGGAAAATGAATGTTAATAATTTGATTAAGTATGGAATCAGAAAAGGTGCTGATTATATTCAAGTAAATAATATTAAATCAGATATTCAAAAAATAAATATTAGTGAAAATTCTTTTAATCAAATAACTACTTTAAAACAAGAAAGTTATATTATTAGCACTTGGGTTAATAAAAAAAGAAGTGTGGTTACTTCTAATAAATTAAATGAAGAAGTTGTGGATAATGCCGTAAAATTAGCAAAATTATCTAAATCTGATGAATATTTTTTTGGTTTGCCTAGTAAAAATAAAAAAAATAATGTTAAGGGAATATATTCTAAAAAAATTGCTGATGCAAGTAGCGAAGATATTGCAAAAGCTGTTAAAGATTTTCTGAATAAGACTAAAAAAATAAAAATAACTGAAGGAGATTTTAGGTTGGGAGTTAGAAGTTCTTTTGTTATAAATTCTGAGGGTGTAGATTTAAATGAAAAGACAACAAGTCTGGTTTTTGACGTTGATGTAGGCTATCATAAAAATGGAAAAATTTCTTCTTATTTTGATATGGCAGTTTCTAGAGATTTTATTAAACTTGATCAATTTGCAAAGCACATAACTGATAAAACCTTGTTTTATCTTAATAGAAAAGAGTTTAAAGCTGAAATTGATGGTGTTGTGTTAATGCCTGATGTTTTAAATGGATTGTTTGAAGATGCTTTATCCCATAATTTTAATGTTATGAGTTTGAAAAATAAAGATGGGTTATTTGAAAAAACAGGTTCTAATATAATTTCTGAAAAGATAAGTATAACTGATGATGCAAAACTTGAAAATGGATTTAGTTCTTACGGTTTTGATTATGAAGGAAATTTGTCTCAAAGTACTAAAATTGTTGATGCCGGTGTTTTTAAAAATTTTATTACAAATTATAATTTATCTAAATGTTTTAAATTATCCAATACAGGAAATGCAGGTGTAACTTCACCTAATTTTTCTAATATTATTTTAAATGGAGAGGGTGTGAAAAATATTTTTGAGTATGGGAAAAGGTTTTTAGTTGTTGACGGGATTTTAGCTTCACATACATCTAATGATATTACAACTGAGTTCTCTGTTAAAGCGGGACATGCTTATTTGTTGGAGAAAAATAAGAAAATACCTATACATGAAGCTATGTTATCGGGAAAGTTTGTTGATTGTTTGAAACAGGTTCATGGATTTTGCTTTGAAGAACAAGAAAAAGGTGGGTTTATTTCTAAAGCTTTATTGTTTGAGAAAGATGCTGTGAATGTTATTAAGTAAGATTTTTAAGCTAATTGTTATTTTTCTTAGTTATGAAGGTTTTGACATTTAAGAGTTCACAAGGAGCATTAGGTAAAGTTGGTAGTGAGAAGGCTCCTGAGTTGGTGTTAAAAGAATTAAAGGAATTATATTTGTCTGAAAGTGGAAGAGTTTTAAATGTTGAGAAATTTGATGTTGAAGTTGATAATTCTAATATTTTTACAAGTGGAGAAAACTTAGAAATTGCATTTAAGAAAAATTATTCACATTCAAGAATAGTTGTAGTTGGTGGAGATCATTCTATGACTTATTTTTCTTTTAAGGCCTTTGCAAGTAGAGAAAATAATTCGGGTTTAATTATATTTGATGCACATCCAGATTGTATGGAGAATTTTAAAGTTACACATGAAGATTTTGTGAGAGTTTTAATTGATGAAAATATTTTAAATTCAAAGAATATAATTTTAGTTGGTTTGAGAAATTGGCACAAAAATGAATATGCTTATTTAAAATCTAAGAGGATAACGTATTTTACTATGGAACAAGTTTTTAATGATTATCAAGATGTTTGTGATACGATAATGGAGAATATTAGAAGTTGGGGTAATACTTATGTTAGTGTGGATATAGATTTTTTAGATCCTGCTTTTGCGCCTGGAACAGGTTATTTAGAAGCTGGTGGTGCTTCGACTAGAGAGTTATTATATTTTTTAAAAAGAATTAAAATGATCAATTCTGTAAAAGCGTTTGATTTAGTAGAGATAATTCCTGATAAAGATAAAGAAGGAATTACAGTTAAAGCGGGTGCAAAAGTATTAAGTGAGTTTTTAAGTTAGTTTTAAAAGCTTTACGCGCTTTTTATTATTATGAATAAATTTTTACCAAATAATCCAATCGAAAATGTAAATTTAGAAAAATATAAGCATATAGCCAGTTTTACCTATCCAGATATGTTATATAAAGGAGATAATTTAGGAAGA contains:
- a CDS encoding arginase family protein, yielding MKVLTFKSSQGALGKVGSEKAPELVLKELKELYLSESGRVLNVEKFDVEVDNSNIFTSGENLEIAFKKNYSHSRIVVVGGDHSMTYFSFKAFASRENNSGLIIFDAHPDCMENFKVTHEDFVRVLIDENILNSKNIILVGLRNWHKNEYAYLKSKRITYFTMEQVFNDYQDVCDTIMENIRSWGNTYVSVDIDFLDPAFAPGTGYLEAGGASTRELLYFLKRIKMINSVKAFDLVEIIPDKDKEGITVKAGAKVLSEFLS
- a CDS encoding TldD/PmbA family protein, with translation MNVNNLIKYGIRKGADYIQVNNIKSDIQKINISENSFNQITTLKQESYIISTWVNKKRSVVTSNKLNEEVVDNAVKLAKLSKSDEYFFGLPSKNKKNNVKGIYSKKIADASSEDIAKAVKDFLNKTKKIKITEGDFRLGVRSSFVINSEGVDLNEKTTSLVFDVDVGYHKNGKISSYFDMAVSRDFIKLDQFAKHITDKTLFYLNRKEFKAEIDGVVLMPDVLNGLFEDALSHNFNVMSLKNKDGLFEKTGSNIISEKISITDDAKLENGFSSYGFDYEGNLSQSTKIVDAGVFKNFITNYNLSKCFKLSNTGNAGVTSPNFSNIILNGEGVKNIFEYGKRFLVVDGILASHTSNDITTEFSVKAGHAYLLEKNKKIPIHEAMLSGKFVDCLKQVHGFCFEEQEKGGFISKALLFEKDAVNVIK
- a CDS encoding APC family permease, with the translated sequence MLKKSLKYSLLINFSIILCTLTVKAQSYVLDSIPLGIQEIISIFASFFDVLGNSQVVMLKIGLAVILFTIYQLILGNYLKDLLKDKEKFYSKKNDKKTSTIIALILSILSVVFIPLNIMQLYIDLFSIITVLLLMALYGFVVFKEKKENGVIIPPTSFDYFVKLLFASLLLVIISITMEKTNISLWIKGVLAYFVIYLLISIIYFIIKLFTSGPKTLNHTNSNHQKNPKLQEEPEQPQNNSRPRENNPPKQKSIHQPNQTEEPRTPEDLRKIADEATKKVREVLEKLDKKDKVIDVTEKSKNLNNKHQTVKENTILRAIRMKSSNERLKFVNYYCIQFKQRNILYKFYDTFKETQILKETWSYIYKNHKARFDRDLAVFFVTCKNYEELTNIINLIKSSVDSKELLFIKKFLINIANNSKNENKKDGLMQDINNLFN
- a CDS encoding tyrosine--tRNA ligase, which gives rise to MDINQKIELIKRNTQEIVGEDELRQILKKRDLVVYLGTSITGRPHVGYYFWVRKVADFLEAGCKVKILLADIHGMLDDLKTPYDMLKIRTEYYKECISGMLESLNVDTKKLEFVVGSDYQLDKKYMLDVLKLASLSTFHDCNKAASEVVRFGESPKLGGYIYPIMQALDEEYLKVDAQFGGVDQRKIMMFAREKLPLLGYKPRAEIMTPMLPSLVGGKMSSSEAKGKIDLLDHEREVEFKINSAYCVTGEIEDNGLLIFLKNVIMVEDKKIDIQRPDKFGGNKTYNKYSEIEKDFKDGKLHPMDFKKLVANEINGLLSIVRKRFKGKENLIKQAYP
- a CDS encoding TldD/PmbA family protein → MFDKLNHFFGKQDNNLRYWDFNSESLNSETMIINNLNINLLNKSFVSGFSIRVLYKNAWGFSFSNNSDDLLIIAKKALENAKSTSLYTKRKVEINFDEVWKDDAEFKMKKNPFDISLDEKKKVFLNINRQTLNFNKKIKSSEIGYRFVSSEKEYCNSLGSEIKQKIPETYFGISLTAKDGDKVQSYPFRVALTKGYEVLDNIYPRIDEAKKQVIKLLNAETPKGGKYNVVCDGGMTAVFIHEALGHATEADSVLQGGSCLKGKLGKKIASEYVEVHDQGNIDNDYGGYIYDDEGVKAKDNILIKKGVLVKYLTSRDTSKQFNLHLSGNARIDFPSFHPIVRMSNTYIKEGEYKVDELLKEMKEGIYLKGSYGGAVDTLMGNFQFSAVEGYKISKGEIKEPLKMVTLGGKVLETLHNIQGISDKRDKDFPGHCGKRGQSVRTGGYNPHIWIKKAYVGGK